In Ischnura elegans chromosome 6, ioIscEleg1.1, whole genome shotgun sequence, one genomic interval encodes:
- the LOC124160444 gene encoding zinc finger BED domain-containing protein 5-like, translated as MDKFVVRKRKVQADESPDQMVASSIGTASKSNTEGVPAPSESNCEKGKHASLSKKRTYIDAYLAYGFTSNNDEDNPRPVCLVCGATLSNEAMVPSKLKRHLNSKHPFVSQKDMAYFSRMLEGKSKAATKIVKKVAVADTAIEASFRVAELIAKKMKPLTTSEEIIGPACNIIVETMLGKEAQEQISKVPLSNNTISRRISEMSTDINEEVVKQIKSKRKFALQVDESTDIAGKCQLLGFCKFIDKDIVEQFMFCKELQTTTTGVDIFASVNSYLTEHGLSWNYCCGICTDGAPLMIGKYKGFITRALKENPSITTTHCFLDREALVAKTCGEELTEVLNQAVKMVNLIKSRPLQNRVFQKMCQEMGENHISLILHTDIRWLSRGRVLNHVLELKEELKAFFREERHDIFIKLLENHTWCLKLSYLADIFMKLNKRNLSMQGRLEGIVTSVNKMKGFQRKLKSWKSAVQRDDVSNFPSLQQAGYNGFGTVKNLIFNHLEQLREAVDKYFPSLSTEKLERILSPFELADMVEELDFTAIERDEFLDMSADSTLKVKFEKSDVTLAAFLHATLGEYPNLGQKAISLLLPFSTSYLCEQAFSAMATIKSKQRNRLLSLEDDMRVALSTIRPDIKSLCSKHQSQVSH; from the coding sequence ATGGATAAGTTCGTAGTGAGGAAGCGAAAAGTACAGGCGGATGAATCTCCAGACCAAATGGTGGCTTCCAGTATTGGTACTGCTTCGAAGTCAAACACTGAAGGTGTTCCTGCTCCATCTGAATCAAATTGCGAAAAGGGGAAACACGCATCTCTCTCGAAGAAAAGGACATATATTGATGCCTATTTAGCATATGGTTTTACTTCaaacaatgatgaagataatcCGCGTCCTGTGTGTTTAGTTTGTGGAGCTACACTCAGCAATGAGGCCATGGTACCTAGTAAGCTCAAGCGGCACCTCAATAGCAAACACCCTTTTGTGTCACAGAAGGACATGGCATATTTTTCTCGTATGTTAGAAGGGAAAAGTAAGGCGGCTACTAAAATTGTCAAGAAGGTAGCAGTAGCTGACACTGCCATTGAAGCTTCCTTCAGAGTAGCAGAGCTGATagcaaagaaaatgaagcctCTTACAACTAGTGAAGAAATCATTGGCCCTGCATGCAACATAATTGTAGAAACAATGCTTGGCAAAGAAGCTCAGGAACAGATTTCGAAAGTACCTCTTTCCAACAACACAATCAGCCGTAGGATATCTGAAATGTCAACAGATATTAATGAAGAAGTTGTGAAGCAGATAAAATCGAAAAGAAAATTCGCATTGCAGGTAGATGAGAGTACTGACATAGCTGGAAAATGCCAACTGCTTGGGTTTTGCAAATTCATTGACAAGGATATTGTGGAACAGTTTATGTTTTGCAAAGAGTTACAGACTACAACTACTGGAGTGGATATTTTTGCATCTGTAAATTCGTACCTCACTGAACATGGCCTTTCATGGAATTACTGTTGTGGCATATGTACTGATGGTGCACCGTTGATGATAGGGAAGTACAAAGGCTTCATCACCAGGGCATTAAAAGAAAATCCATCTATAACTACAACTCACTGCTTCCTAGACAGAGAGGCTTTAGTAGCCAAGACGTGTGGAGAAGAGTTAACTGAGGTTTTAAACCAGGCTGTCAAGATGGTTAATTTAATCAAATCCAGGCCACTGCAAAATAGAGTTTTTCAAAAGATGTGTCAAGAAATGGgtgaaaatcatatttcactgATTTTGCATACTGACATAAGGTGGTTATCAAGAGGTCGTGTACTGAACCACGTTCTTGAACTCAAAGAAGAATTAAAAGCGTTTTTCCGAGAGGAGAGACATGATATATTCATAAAGCTGCTTGAAAATCATACTTGGTGTTTGAAGCTGTCATATTTGGCAGACATTTTCATGAAGCTGAATAAACGAAATCTCTCAATGCAAGGAAGACTTGAGGGAATTGTAACATCAGTTAACAAGATGAAAGGTTTCCAGAGAAAGCTGAAATCATGGAAGTCAGCTGTTCAGAGAGACGATGTGTCAAACTTCCCTTCTCTTCAACAAGCAGGATATAACGGCTTTGGAACTgtaaaaaatctgatttttaatCACTTGGAACAGCTGAGAGAAGCAGTTGATAAGTATTTTCCATCGCTGTCTACAGAAAAACTAGAAAGGATTTTATCACCCTTCGAACTGGCTGATATGGTTGAAGAGCTGGACTTCACGGCAATAGAACGTGACGAATTTCTTGATATGTCTGCTGATTCAACACTGAAAGTCAAGTTTGAGAAGAGTGACGTGACACTGGCAGCTTTTTTGCATGCAACATTGGGGGAATACCCTAATTTGGGTCAGAAAGCTATTTCTCTACTTTTGCCCTTCTCCACATCGTATCTGTGCGAGCAGGCATTTTCTGCCATGGCTACAATAAAATCGAAACAAAGAAATAGGCTTCTTTCACTTGAGGACGATATGCGGGTGGCATTGTCAACAATAAGACCTGATATCAAGAGTTTGTGTTCCAAGCATCAATCACAAGTTTCACACTGA